Genomic segment of Candidatus Tanganyikabacteria bacterium:
TGGAGTTGTTCGAGCACGACCTCGATCTGGCCAGGGACATGGGCATGCGGGGCTGGCGGATGAGCATCGAGTGGTCCCGCATCGAACCCGTGCGGGGCCACAAGGATCCCGCCGCGATCGCGTATTACCACCGGGTCCTGGACGCCGTGCGGGAGCGCGGGATGGTGCCGATGGTCACGCTGATCCACTTCTCGTATCCGCACTGGCTGGATACGGACCTCGGCGGCTGGGAGCAGCACGCGAGTGTCGCCGAGTTCGAGCGCTACGCCGCCTGGGCGGCCAGGGAGTTCGGCAGCAAGATTGACTGGTGGCTCACGTTCAACGAGCCCAACGTCTTCGTGCCCGCCGCCTACATGCTGGGCGCGCACGGTCCCGGCCTCCGCAGCACGGCCGCGGCCCTCAAGGTTGCGGCCAACTGGATCGACGCGCACAAGCGCGCCTATCGGGCCATCCACGCCAACGACCTGCGGTCGCGGGTGTCGTACAACGCCTACGCGATCAACTACCGGCTGGGGAAGCCCAAGAAGCCCGGCAAGGTGTCGCTCGACGAGGACTGGATGTCCGAGGCGCTCAAGGCCGATATCGAGGCCGGGCGCGGCCGGTCGCTGGACTACGTGGCGATCGACTATTACTGCCGCTGGAGCGTCTATCCGGGCTGGAAGTTCACGTCCCCCGAGGAATGGGAGATCTACCCTGAGGGGTTCTATGAGTCGCTTAGAGAGTACTACCGGGCGTTCCGCATGCCCATCATGGTCGCCGAGAACGGCTTCGCCACCGCGGATCTGCGCCCCCGGCCGGACGGCTGGAACCGGGAGAACTACATCGTGCAGCACGTCAAGCAGATGAACCGGGCGCGCGCCGAGGGCATTCCGGTACTGGGTTACTTCCACTGGTCCATCACCGACAACTACGAGTGGGGCACGTACAGCCCGCGATTCGGCCTCTACTCGGTCGACTGCCGCAACCGGGACTTCCGCCGCGTGCCGACGCCGGCTGTGGCCGTGTATCGCGAAATAGCCACCCTGGGCCTCACGCACGCGCTGGAGTTGCGATATCCAGATCCCAGGATTTCGCATTAATTGCGCGCAAAACCGCGCATCTAAATGAAACATCCGAGTTATTAACCGCCTGGCAATCGCTTTTGGCCTCAAGCCGCAACAAAACTTCCCTAGCTTGCCTGACATAAGGTGCTGGGACCCCAATTGCGACGAAAGGACAGGAAGCGGGATGAAACGGCTACGTGATCTCCTCGTCCAGGAAGACGGCCAGGCCCTGACGGAGTACGGCTTGATCCTCGGTCTCCTTGCTGTGGCCTGCGTCGCCGCGGTGACGGCCATGGGCACGAACATCAATGCCCTTCTCCAGTCCATCGCCACCGCGATCGGCGGGGCGGCGGGAAGCGGCGGTTCGACGCCCTAGGCGCATTTCGCCGGCGCTTCGGGGATGCGACTGAAACCCGGGACGCGCGCGAAACGGGCCGGGCAGGCCCTGGTCGAGACGGCCCTCGTCTTGCCGGTCCTGCTCGGCCTGATCTTCGGAATCTTCCTCTTCGGGCGCGTGTACGCGAGTTACCTGGTCGTGGCGAGTGCGACCCGGCAAGGCGCCCGCCTTGCCGCGATCGGGCGGGGCGAGGCGGAAGTCCGGGCCGCCGTGTCCGAGACCCTGGCCGCTGCGGGACTGGCATCCGGGGCGAGCGTGTCGATCGCGGGCACGGACGGCGCGGCGGGCGATCCGGTGACGGTGGACGTGGTGGCCTTCCTGGACAGCCCGGTCCCGGTACCGGGCCTACCCGATCCGGTGCCGCTCGCGGGCCGGTCGGTCATGCGAAGGGAGTGATCATCCATGTACGACAGACAGCGCGGCAGCGCCCTCCTGATGGTGACGGCGCTGGGGCTGGCATTGACCGGCTTCATGGCCCTGGTCGCCGACACGGGCGTGCTCGCTCTCGAGAAGAGTCGGCTGCAGTCCGCGGCCGACGCGGCCGCTCTCGCGGGAGCGTTGAGCCTATCGGGCGGCACCGCCGCGGCCGCGGAGAAGGCACGCGCCTATGTGGCGGCGAACGGCCTTGCGCCGGAGTGCGCCACGGTGGACTTTCCCGCCGCCGACACCGTGCGCGTCGCCCTGGCGGCGAGCACCCCGGCCATGCTCCCGGTCCTGGTCGGAGCGGACGACCATCCGGTCGTCGCCGAGGCGGCCGCCAGGGCCGAGACCATCGAAACGGGCGGCGCGAGGCCGTTCGCGGTGCCGGAGACCCAGTTCGTGGCGGGCGCCGACTACATCCTCAAGGCAGGCCCCAGGAGCGGGCAGCAGGGCAACTTCCGTGCCGTGGCCATCGACGGCACGGGCGCGCAGGTGTACGTCCAGACGATCCTGCGCGGCGCCGCGGCGGACGTGGCGGTCGGCTCCTGGCTCTCGACCGAACCGGGCAACATGGCAGGCCCGACGGATGCGGCGATCGACGAACTCATCGCCACGACCTCGGCGGCCGTCGGGCGCGTGCTGATCGACGACCCGGGCTGTTCGGCCGACCATGTGTGCGACCCTCTCAACTGCCGCCGCATAGTCGTCGCCCTCCTGGTCGACCCCTTGACCTTCCATGACGCCGACGGCCGCAGCCCCGTGCAGGTGACGGGTTTCGCCCGCTTCTACCTGGTCGGGACCAACGCCGACGGCGAGGTGGTGGGACGCTTCCTGCGCCGGCTCGAGTCGGATGTCCTGCCCGGAAGGCGGTACAAGACCATCTCGCGCCTGACTCTTTGACGATCTGGGTAGAAGGGAGCCAGATGTGCAAGACGCGCGTGTTCCGTTGGCTGGTAGCAGGATTCTTCGTCTCCTTCATGTCGGGCTGTCCGACTCAGAAGACCGGTCCGCGGATATCGGACGATGCGGCGGGCGGCGGCTCCGATAGCGCCAAGCCCACTCCCTCCCCGGCGCCCAGGAGCATGATCACCGGGCAGGTCCTGGTGCCGGCCACGGCGATCATCGCCAACAACACGCCGGACGCTGCCGCCTACCGCCTCGGGTTGCAGGCACTGGCGCAAGCGGGCCTGGCCGGGGCCC
This window contains:
- a CDS encoding glycoside hydrolase family 1 protein translates to MRPPARWRPRPQIATLSDAGFLWGVSTAGHQYEGRNFASQWAQFEFFGLTEERSGHAANGMELFEHDLDLARDMGMRGWRMSIEWSRIEPVRGHKDPAAIAYYHRVLDAVRERGMVPMVTLIHFSYPHWLDTDLGGWEQHASVAEFERYAAWAAREFGSKIDWWLTFNEPNVFVPAAYMLGAHGPGLRSTAAALKVAANWIDAHKRAYRAIHANDLRSRVSYNAYAINYRLGKPKKPGKVSLDEDWMSEALKADIEAGRGRSLDYVAIDYYCRWSVYPGWKFTSPEEWEIYPEGFYESLREYYRAFRMPIMVAENGFATADLRPRPDGWNRENYIVQHVKQMNRARAEGIPVLGYFHWSITDNYEWGTYSPRFGLYSVDCRNRDFRRVPTPAVAVYREIATLGLTHALELRYPDPRISH
- a CDS encoding Flp family type IVb pilin; translation: MKRLRDLLVQEDGQALTEYGLILGLLAVACVAAVTAMGTNINALLQSIATAIGGAAGSGGSTP
- a CDS encoding pilus assembly protein; its protein translation is MRLKPGTRAKRAGQALVETALVLPVLLGLIFGIFLFGRVYASYLVVASATRQGARLAAIGRGEAEVRAAVSETLAAAGLASGASVSIAGTDGAAGDPVTVDVVAFLDSPVPVPGLPDPVPLAGRSVMRRE